In Ruminococcaceae bacterium BL-6, a genomic segment contains:
- the secF gene encoding Protein-export membrane protein SecF, translating to MKKFHIGFFEHRKIYFAISIGIMLVGLIFNFIYGTQLDIKFTGGAVLRYSYTGTIDQEDVQRIVQQTTDKPVTVTISKDVKKTGSTGQNNVSLAFAGTESLSLEKQQAVAADLAKEYPNANFTVVESNSINPVMGRDFLLKCIISIVIAFLLLIIYIALRFKKIGGASAGAMAIIALLHDVLMVYFTFIIFRMPLNDNFIAVVLTILGYSLNDTIIIYDRIRENRRLMGPKTEYSVLVDTSINQTFTRSVYTASCTFLSIATVFVVGAIFGLDTVKTFALPMMVGIVTGCYSSVCIAGPLYVMWQNHKAKQRLENAPAKKSKK from the coding sequence ATGAAAAAATTTCATATCGGATTTTTTGAGCACAGAAAAATCTATTTTGCAATTTCCATCGGGATCATGCTGGTCGGCCTGATCTTCAATTTCATTTACGGAACCCAGCTGGATATCAAGTTCACCGGCGGCGCAGTCCTCAGATACTCCTACACCGGAACGATCGACCAGGAAGACGTCCAGCGGATCGTGCAGCAGACCACGGACAAGCCGGTTACGGTGACCATCAGCAAAGACGTGAAAAAAACGGGCAGCACCGGACAGAACAATGTCTCCCTGGCCTTTGCGGGAACCGAGTCCCTTTCGCTGGAAAAGCAGCAGGCTGTGGCGGCCGATCTGGCAAAGGAATATCCGAACGCAAATTTCACGGTGGTGGAATCCAACTCGATCAATCCCGTCATGGGGCGCGATTTCCTGCTGAAATGCATCATTTCCATCGTGATCGCCTTCCTTCTTCTGATTATTTATATTGCCCTGCGGTTTAAGAAAATCGGCGGCGCTTCCGCGGGCGCAATGGCCATTATCGCGCTGCTGCACGATGTGCTGATGGTCTATTTCACGTTCATTATTTTCCGGATGCCGCTCAACGACAACTTTATCGCCGTCGTCCTGACGATTCTGGGCTATTCGCTGAACGATACGATCATCATTTACGACCGTATCCGCGAAAACCGCAGGCTGATGGGCCCGAAGACGGAGTACAGTGTGCTGGTCGACACCAGCATCAATCAGACGTTCACCCGTTCTGTCTACACGGCGTCCTGCACCTTTCTGTCGATCGCCACGGTGTTCGTGGTTGGCGCCATCTTCGGCCTGGACACGGTGAAAACCTTCGCGCTGCCCATGATGGTCGGCATCGTGACCGGCTGCTATTCCTCCGTCTGCATCGCCGGCCCGCTGTATGTGATGTGGCAGAATCACAAGGCAAAGCAGAGGCTGGAAAATGCTCCCGCCAAAAAGTCCAAAAAATAA
- the secD gene encoding Protein translocase subunit SecD — MKRVGKPVFFIVAFLILFLTYTALFGIHVQNGDNSTTVIKGAGDIRWGIDIRGGVEATFSPETNKKATKDQLNSAKSIIELRMVKNNITDYEIYTDYNNDRIIVRFPWKNDEKSFNPENAVKELSATALLTFREGGEYTTTETGSDGQPVYKTPKGTTAEKIILQGADVTSAKSEMTQDETTGKSSYLVALELSGDGAKKFAEATERLNGQTISIWMDDVMISAPRVDAVITDGKCTITGNFTAQEASALAAKINAGALPFKLSTTNFSSINPSLGDSSLDAMFLAGCIAFALVSLFMLIVFRLPGLIAVIALMGQVALSFAAVSGYFPFLPSFTLTLPGLAGIILSVGMGVDANIITATRIKEELWAGKTLDGSIQRGDENSFWAIFDGNITVIIVALILMLVFGPTNILSLFFGPSTTGSIYSFGYTLLIGVIGNFLMGVTATRLMTKSISGFQFARNKWLYGGAAQ, encoded by the coding sequence ATGAAGCGAGTAGGAAAACCAGTGTTTTTCATCGTCGCCTTCCTTATCCTGTTTTTAACCTATACCGCCCTGTTCGGTATACATGTGCAAAACGGCGATAACAGCACCACTGTGATAAAGGGTGCGGGTGACATTCGGTGGGGAATCGACATCCGGGGCGGGGTGGAAGCGACCTTTTCTCCGGAAACGAACAAAAAAGCCACCAAGGATCAGCTGAATTCCGCAAAGTCCATCATCGAGCTGCGCATGGTCAAAAACAACATCACGGATTATGAGATCTATACGGATTATAACAACGACCGTATCATCGTCCGTTTCCCGTGGAAGAACGACGAGAAGAGCTTCAACCCGGAAAATGCCGTGAAAGAGCTTTCCGCCACCGCGCTGCTCACCTTCCGCGAAGGCGGCGAGTACACGACGACCGAGACCGGCTCCGACGGACAACCCGTCTATAAAACCCCGAAAGGGACCACCGCGGAAAAGATCATTCTGCAGGGCGCCGACGTCACCAGTGCCAAATCGGAAATGACGCAGGATGAGACGACGGGCAAGTCCTCCTACCTGGTCGCGCTGGAGCTCAGCGGCGACGGCGCGAAAAAATTTGCCGAAGCCACTGAGCGCCTGAACGGCCAGACGATTTCCATCTGGATGGATGACGTGATGATTTCCGCCCCGAGGGTGGATGCTGTCATCACGGACGGAAAATGCACCATCACCGGTAATTTCACCGCGCAGGAAGCCTCCGCGCTTGCGGCGAAGATCAATGCCGGCGCGCTGCCGTTCAAGCTTTCCACGACGAACTTCAGCTCCATCAATCCTTCGCTCGGCGATTCTTCGCTGGATGCAATGTTCCTTGCGGGCTGCATCGCCTTTGCGCTGGTATCGCTGTTCATGCTGATCGTGTTCCGCCTGCCCGGCCTGATCGCGGTCATCGCGCTGATGGGGCAGGTCGCCCTGTCCTTCGCGGCCGTTTCGGGATATTTCCCGTTCCTGCCCAGCTTTACCCTTACGCTCCCGGGCCTTGCCGGCATCATCCTTTCGGTCGGCATGGGCGTCGATGCGAACATCATCACCGCCACCAGAATCAAGGAAGAGCTTTGGGCCGGCAAAACGCTGGATGGCTCGATTCAGCGCGGCGATGAGAACAGCTTCTGGGCCATTTTCGACGGCAACATCACGGTTATCATCGTGGCGCTGATTCTGATGCTCGTATTCGGCCCCACCAATATCCTCTCCCTGTTCTTCGGGCCGTCTACCACAGGCTCCATCTATTCCTTCGGCTATACGCTGCTGATCGGCGTAATCGGCAACTTCCTGATGGGTGTTACCGCAACCCGTCTGATGACGAAATCCATCTCCGGGTTTCAATTTGCGCGTAACAAATGGCTGTATGGAGGTGCCGCACAATGA
- a CDS encoding Putative aminotransferase MSMEG_6286/MSMEI_6121 (Evidence 3 : Putative function from multiple computational evidences), with translation MEYCSMSAQERIRAKEDLQRQYREFQALGLKLNMARGKPSPEQLDLSMPMLDCLNSSSDIHAPSGEDCRNYGLPDGLPELREIFARMMQVKPENVIIGGNSSLNLMFDFVSCGMTHGFSGCRPWGKQEKIKFLCPAPGYDRHFAVTQYFGFELILVPMADSGPDMDEVERLVSSDPAVKGIWCVPKYSNPLGITYSDETVRRFAALKPAAKDFRILWDNAYCVHDLTDTPDVLLNLYAECEKNGTTETAVFFASTSKISFPGAGVAAMACGDETRRVFQEHLSFQTIGPDKLNQLRHVKFFRNMDGIRGQMKKHRALLAPKFEIVLGTLKKELGGKGVAKWTEPRGGYFVSVDVMEGCAKRVVALCKEAGVILTGAGAAFPYGKDPKDTNIRLAPSFPSEEELRRAMQLFCISAQLAALEKLTAE, from the coding sequence ATGGAATATTGTTCAATGTCTGCGCAGGAAAGGATTCGCGCGAAAGAGGATTTGCAGCGGCAGTACCGGGAGTTTCAGGCGCTCGGCCTGAAGCTCAACATGGCAAGGGGGAAGCCCAGCCCCGAACAGCTCGACCTTTCGATGCCCATGCTGGACTGCCTGAATTCGTCGTCCGATATCCATGCCCCGTCCGGGGAGGACTGCCGCAATTACGGCCTGCCGGACGGCCTGCCGGAGCTGCGTGAAATTTTTGCGCGGATGATGCAGGTGAAACCGGAGAATGTGATTATCGGCGGAAACTCCAGCCTGAATCTGATGTTCGATTTTGTTTCCTGCGGCATGACGCACGGCTTTTCCGGCTGCAGGCCCTGGGGAAAACAGGAGAAAATCAAATTTTTATGCCCTGCCCCCGGGTACGACAGGCATTTTGCCGTGACCCAGTATTTCGGGTTTGAACTGATTCTTGTCCCGATGGCGGACTCCGGCCCGGATATGGACGAAGTGGAGCGCCTGGTTTCCTCCGACCCCGCGGTCAAGGGAATATGGTGCGTCCCAAAATACTCCAATCCGCTCGGCATTACATATTCCGACGAAACGGTCCGCCGCTTTGCCGCGCTGAAGCCCGCCGCGAAGGATTTCCGCATCCTGTGGGACAATGCGTACTGCGTGCATGACCTGACCGATACGCCCGATGTCCTTTTGAATCTTTATGCCGAGTGCGAGAAAAACGGAACGACCGAAACGGCCGTTTTCTTCGCCTCTACCTCCAAAATCTCCTTCCCGGGCGCCGGAGTGGCGGCCATGGCCTGCGGCGACGAGACCAGGAGAGTGTTCCAAGAGCATCTCTCGTTCCAGACCATCGGCCCGGATAAGCTGAACCAGCTGCGGCATGTCAAATTTTTCCGCAACATGGATGGAATCCGGGGGCAGATGAAAAAGCACAGGGCGCTGCTCGCCCCCAAATTCGAGATCGTGCTCGGCACGCTGAAAAAAGAGCTCGGCGGCAAGGGCGTTGCAAAATGGACCGAACCCAGGGGCGGCTATTTTGTCAGCGTGGATGTGATGGAAGGCTGCGCAAAACGGGTCGTCGCCCTGTGCAAAGAGGCGGGTGTGATCCTGACCGGGGCCGGCGCGGCGTTTCCTTACGGCAAAGACCCGAAGGACACCAACATACGCCTTGCGCCTTCGTTCCCATCCGAAGAGGAGCTGCGCCGGGCCATGCAGCTTTTCTGCATCAGCGCGCAGCTTGCCGCGCTGGAAAAGCTGACGGCGGAATAA